The genomic DNA GGGGTATTTCCGAAAGAGCTTCAGACGAGATAGTTACCACGTGTCTCGAACTTTCTTGGTTTCAGGACAAGCGCAGCACGGCTTGAGTGGCTTCTTCTCCTCGCTGCCTGGGGCGAGGACGGCGGCCTCCACGCTGGCAGCAGACACGGTCGACATCTTCTGGCTACATGGCGCACAAatttatttatgagtcatataacgtacacttattcagcctgttgttcactattctttatttattttaaattgcctttcaaatgtctattttggtgttgggttttatcaaataaatttcccccaaaaatgcgacttatactccagtgcgacttatatatgtttttttccttctttattatgcattttcggcaggtgcgacttatactccgaaaaatacggtatatactctgatgattaacttgtgtgatgactgtattatgatgatagtatatatttgtaccatgaattgatcaacgtggaccccgacttaaacaagttgaaaaacttatccgggtgttaccatttagtggtcaattgtacggaatatgtactgaactgtgcaatctactaataaaagtttcattcaatcaatcaaaaaaggccggggtttgaactcacgacctcccagtctcagggcggacactctaaaccagtggtccccaacctttttgtagctgcagaccggtcaacgcttgaaaatttgtcccacggaccgggggggtatgggatttttttttttttgtcataaagaaatacaatcatgtgtgcttacggactgtatccctacagactgtattgatatataatgtaggaaccagaatattcataacagaaagaaacaacccttttgtgtgaatgagtgtaaatgggggagggaggttttttgggttggtgcactaattgtaagtgtatcttgtgttttttatgttgatttaattaaaaaaatattatacatatatatatatatatttaatttattgtgcggcccggtaccaatcgatccacggaccgctggttggggaccactgctctaaaccacAAGACCAATGAGCTGGTGTGAATGCATTTCAGACAATTAGCAAGTCGATTAATAGTTTTGAGGAAAATACAACCGGAAATGACGCAACGTGTTATGTCAattcaagcctttttttttaccttgttttaAAATGCTTTTATCATCATttatatgaaaaaataatattacGCAATAATGTTATTGCAACGTACATACATCACGATATACATTTTAGCCCACGCCATCTCTAAGCAGGTGTTTCACGTGACTTTTACTGCTATACAAACTTGACGTTGCCTTGTCAAACCGAAAGTGAAAGTGAGTCGAGTGAACATTTCCTCATTATATTCTCTTGAGACAATTTCCTTTGATCTCTCCGATCAGTCCACAGTTGATTGCGCACGCTCCCAAGGCTGTGATGATGTAATAAGGGTTACAGTTAAAGGACACACGTGACAGGAGGGAGGCGTGTCCACCGGAAGTAACGCCACTCACGCGTGTACGCTTGATTCGATGCCGTCGTGTAAAAAATGCGGGGACAAATGAGCAAATACGAAGAACCGCTGTCTAGTTTTGCGGTGTTGGTGGTGTTCAAACGCATAAAAACTTGCCAACGTCCGACATTACATAACCGACGCATGTGGCTGGCTAACTAGCTTAGAAGCGACGGAGTTACGTCACGCGCTCAAAGTTCCCAAAAGCCGGCAAATGTCCACGTTTCCGTTCACAAACGACAGCGTTCGACACGGTAACGGCCGACCCGGTCGGTGTTCCCGGTGTCAGAGCCGACTTACCAGTAGAAGGAGGCAGTGGGTGATGCTAGCGAGCGTTTCACCTTCACGACGGACCACAGGAAGTAGCTGGCGCGTGTTGGCTTTCGCAACATGTCACGTGACAACAGCAGCGGCGCAAAGGCTTCTGGGATATGTAGTCTTCTTGCGGCTCACAGGCAGAAAGATGATAGGATAAATTCCTTTTTTTCTTGCATTATGGTTAAAACATATGAAAGCCTGTTTCcgccacacacacaaaaaaatccgCAGTAGTAGGTAGTAATTAAGAGCACAAAAGTCATAactatgaaataaaaaataataattatgagattttttttaaaagtctaaATTTTGCGCAATTTGTAATCTCATAACGATACATTtccatctcataattttgattttttttatcttataattatgattttttaaaatctcataGTTTACactttatatctcataattatgactttttaaaatctcacat from Entelurus aequoreus isolate RoL-2023_Sb linkage group LG10, RoL_Eaeq_v1.1, whole genome shotgun sequence includes the following:
- the LOC133658095 gene encoding cytochrome c oxidase copper chaperone, with product MLRKPTRASYFLWSVVKVKRSLASPTASFYCQKMSTVSAASVEAAVLAPGSEEKKPLKPCCACPETKKVRDTCIIEKGEENCTDLIEAHKDCMRQLGFKI